A section of the Nitrospirota bacterium genome encodes:
- a CDS encoding BrnT family toxin, whose translation MKFEWDSRKSSANMDKHGIDFESAKALWLDENRIEIEAPYPIEERRILIAHLQGMFWTAAYTIREESTIRLISVRRSRGKEVKLYEKEKIG comes from the coding sequence ATGAAATTTGAGTGGGATTCTCGAAAAAGTAGTGCCAACATGGATAAACACGGAATTGATTTCGAATCTGCCAAGGCACTCTGGCTTGACGAAAATAGAATCGAAATCGAAGCGCCATACCCTATCGAAGAAAGAAGAATCCTTATTGCACATTTACAGGGAATGTTTTGGACTGCTGCATATACTATTCGGGAAGAGTCTACCATAAGACTTATTTCTGTGAGACGGTCAAGGGGGAAGGAGGTTAAATTATATGAAAAAGAAAAAATTGGCTAA
- a CDS encoding CopG family transcriptional regulator translates to MKKKKLAKNIREFDQRFDAGEDIHDLIDMKKSKIIHHGKKVRLTIDVAESLVNELDEIRRKIGVDRGALIKVWLHERVRQEKGTRKAS, encoded by the coding sequence ATGAAAAAGAAAAAATTGGCTAAGAATATAAGGGAGTTCGACCAGCGTTTTGACGCGGGAGAAGATATCCATGATTTGATTGATATGAAGAAGTCAAAGATAATACATCATGGGAAAAAGGTGCGTCTAACAATCGATGTAGCTGAGTCCCTGGTGAATGAACTTGACGAAATACGTCGGAAGATCGGAGTAGACAGAGGTGCCTTAATAAAAGTTTGGCTTCATGAAAGAGTGAGGCAAGAAAAGGGAACGAGGAAAGCCAGTTAA